In a genomic window of Vicinamibacteria bacterium:
- the mbhE gene encoding hydrogen gas-evolving membrane-bound hydrogenase subunit E, with protein AALPLLVAGAVLFYAGRQLPRVGSPDSPASIHVSPRYIENAYRETGATNMVTAVLADYRSYDTLGETVVIFTAGLACLLILGAFRVRGEEAAPRDHMDYSFGSDVLDATSRILIPFLVLFAVYVVVHGHTSPGGGFQGGTILAAALILVRLVRGSAEGVGMSLRGMLVIASAGVGLYAAIGLVSLFFDRNFLDYAGLPIPYEGGHLRELGSLGIEVGVFFGVTAVLVLIFDALTTGAEE; from the coding sequence GCCGCCCTCCCGCTCCTGGTGGCGGGAGCCGTCTTGTTCTACGCTGGCCGACAACTGCCCCGGGTCGGCTCGCCCGACTCCCCCGCTTCGATCCATGTCTCTCCGCGTTACATCGAGAATGCCTACCGGGAGACCGGAGCCACCAACATGGTCACCGCCGTGCTCGCCGATTACCGGAGCTACGACACGCTGGGTGAAACGGTCGTGATCTTCACCGCGGGCCTCGCCTGTCTGCTCATCCTCGGCGCCTTTCGGGTTCGCGGCGAGGAGGCGGCACCCCGGGATCACATGGACTACTCCTTCGGCAGCGACGTGCTGGACGCCACGAGTCGCATTTTGATCCCCTTCCTCGTCCTGTTCGCCGTCTACGTGGTCGTGCACGGGCACACGAGTCCGGGCGGCGGTTTCCAAGGCGGAACCATTCTGGCCGCAGCCTTGATCCTCGTCCGGCTCGTGAGAGGAAGCGCCGAAGGGGTCGGAATGAGTCTCAGGGGCATGCTGGTGATCGCGAGCGCCGGCGTGGGGCTCTACGCGGCCATCGGTCTCGTCAGCCTGTTCTTCGACAGGAATTTCCTCGATTACGCCGGTCTTCCCATTCCTTACGAGGGAGGCCACCTGCGGGAGTTGGGCTCGCTTGGAATCGAGGTCGGCGTTTTCTTCGGAGTCACTGCCGTACTCGTTCTCATATTCGATGCTCTCACGACCGGGGCCGAGGAGTGA
- a CDS encoding cation:proton antiporter subunit C — translation MNTLWSSMDYFLTSILFLVGLYGILIRPHLVRKLMAMNILQVAVIVFFITLGYKDGATPPIERAYDESPVARDYINPLPHTLMLTAIVVSVSTTGVALSLLVRIYRRFGTLDENQLLKKLK, via the coding sequence GTGAACACCCTCTGGAGCTCGATGGATTATTTCCTGACTTCCATTCTGTTTCTCGTCGGCCTCTACGGAATTCTGATACGGCCTCATCTCGTGAGAAAGCTCATGGCGATGAACATTTTGCAGGTGGCGGTCATCGTCTTCTTCATCACCCTCGGGTACAAAGACGGCGCCACCCCTCCGATCGAACGGGCTTATGACGAAAGTCCGGTCGCCCGGGATTACATCAACCCGCTGCCCCACACCCTGATGCTCACCGCCATCGTAGTCAGCGTGAGCACGACCGGTGTAGCCCTGTCCCTCCTCGTTCGAATCTACCGCCGTTTCGGCACGTTGGATGAAAACCAGCTGCTGAAGAAGCTGAAATAA
- a CDS encoding monovalent cation/H+ antiporter subunit D family protein, with protein MRHAPILVVLAPLLSALASPLIAYASAAAARGVTRLALGISLVCSAFALSRALAEGSWHYHLAGWEPPWGIEIVIDPLGGVMAVLVSAMGLLGAIYSEAYLSTATDERAGIFYSVFSLLVTGLLGIVVTGDLFNLYVFLEISSLSAYALLATGGSRAVVATFRYLLVGTVAASFYLIGVGYLYAVTGTLNMADMSARLEVPPDSPVILVGVSFIVIGLAIKAALFPLHGWLPDAYTFAPGPVIGFVAAVMSKVSAYALYRILYFVFRAGSAPGEPMMLLGWASALAVVAGSLMAVAQKDVQRMLAYSSIGQMGYIIMGVAIGTPLALIGALLHVVNHAVMKGCLFMAVNGVQWQAGIFRIQDFTGVAKRFPITMTAFTTAALSMIGLPPTAGFFSKYYLALAAVETGHVPFLVALLLSSLLGAVYFFRVIERAYLMERDEPAPATTRDLPSSMLIPIVALALGVVLLGVFNQTVANQLLAPGLP; from the coding sequence ATGAGGCACGCTCCGATTCTGGTCGTGCTGGCTCCCTTGCTGAGCGCTCTGGCGAGTCCCCTGATCGCCTATGCATCGGCGGCCGCCGCCCGGGGGGTCACGAGGCTCGCTCTGGGAATCTCTCTCGTCTGCTCGGCTTTTGCGCTTTCTCGGGCCTTGGCGGAGGGCTCCTGGCACTATCATCTCGCCGGTTGGGAGCCTCCCTGGGGAATCGAGATTGTCATCGACCCTCTCGGCGGCGTGATGGCGGTTCTCGTCTCGGCGATGGGGCTTCTCGGCGCCATCTACAGCGAAGCCTATCTGAGCACCGCGACCGACGAGCGCGCGGGGATCTTCTACAGCGTCTTCTCCCTGCTCGTCACCGGTCTGCTCGGCATCGTGGTGACGGGCGACCTCTTCAACCTCTACGTCTTTCTCGAAATCTCCTCTCTATCCGCCTACGCGCTCCTGGCGACGGGGGGAAGCCGCGCCGTGGTCGCGACGTTTCGCTACCTGCTGGTCGGCACCGTGGCGGCGAGCTTCTACCTCATCGGCGTGGGCTATCTCTACGCCGTGACCGGAACTCTGAACATGGCGGACATGTCCGCGAGGCTCGAGGTGCCCCCGGACTCCCCGGTCATTCTCGTGGGCGTTTCCTTCATCGTAATCGGGCTCGCGATCAAGGCGGCGCTCTTTCCCCTCCACGGATGGCTTCCCGACGCCTACACGTTTGCGCCCGGGCCGGTCATCGGCTTCGTTGCCGCGGTGATGTCGAAGGTCAGCGCCTACGCCCTGTACCGAATCCTGTACTTCGTCTTCCGGGCGGGGAGCGCGCCGGGTGAGCCGATGATGCTCCTCGGGTGGGCATCGGCCCTCGCCGTTGTCGCCGGATCGCTCATGGCGGTGGCGCAGAAGGACGTGCAGCGTATGCTCGCGTACTCGAGTATCGGCCAAATGGGATACATCATCATGGGTGTCGCGATCGGCACCCCCTTGGCCCTCATCGGGGCTTTGCTGCACGTCGTCAACCATGCCGTCATGAAGGGGTGCCTGTTCATGGCGGTCAACGGTGTCCAGTGGCAAGCGGGCATCTTCCGGATCCAAGACTTTACCGGTGTAGCCAAACGCTTTCCCATCACCATGACGGCCTTTACGACGGCGGCTCTTTCCATGATCGGACTGCCGCCCACCGCCGGCTTCTTCAGCAAGTACTACCTCGCTCTCGCCGCCGTCGAGACCGGTCACGTGCCCTTTCTCGTGGCGCTCTTGCTTTCCAGCTTGCTCGGAGCCGTCTATTTTTTCCGCGTCATCGAACGCGCCTATTTGATGGAGCGCGACGAGCCCGCACCCGCCACGACGAGAGACCTTCCGAGCTCCATGTTGATTCCGATCGTCGCTCTGGCGCTCGGCGTGGTGCTTCTCGGAGTCTTCAACCAAACCGTGGCGAACCAGCTGCTCGCACCGGGGCTTCCCTAG
- a CDS encoding proton-conducting transporter membrane subunit, which translates to MTIIDFFVANRPLAALTVSLLAVVAIWILRNHANAREFVTLSAAVAKFAIVLSMLPRVLDGEVIDSSSWDLVPGYSLHLRADALGMVFALLASVLWIVTSIYSIGYMRSGGYRHQTTYFASFAVCLSATIGIAFAANVVTFVVFYEILTIATYPLVVHRRTVEAIAAGRKYLVYTLVAGQALLVAVLWTANLAPGAAFEPGGFLSGTSSRFSLSLLFVLFIAGVGVKAAIMPLHGWLPAAMVAPTPVSALLHAVAVVKAGTFACLRIVGFVFGVDLLSELGMDVVLALAAGFTILFGSIRALGENHLKRRLAYSTVSQLSYIVLGAALGSFHSLAGAIFHMVAHGFMKITLFFCAGSIYTRTHKEYIAELGGLGRSMPVTFAAFTLGALGLSGMPLLVGFVSKWNLGLGALEAGAPAYLALLVVSGLLNFAYFFPIVHAGFFRGEAGRFRFDEASPALWIPLALTAVFSIVLGVAPDFVLSLYRLAFVAAQGLTEAGPILFAAGSQ; encoded by the coding sequence ATGACGATCATCGATTTCTTCGTCGCCAACCGGCCCCTGGCGGCGCTGACGGTGTCACTGCTCGCCGTGGTCGCGATCTGGATTCTGAGGAATCACGCGAACGCGAGGGAGTTCGTAACCCTTTCGGCCGCGGTCGCAAAATTCGCAATCGTCCTCTCGATGCTGCCGCGAGTGCTCGACGGCGAGGTGATCGACTCGAGCTCCTGGGATCTCGTGCCGGGCTACTCCTTGCATCTGAGGGCCGACGCACTGGGGATGGTCTTCGCATTGCTGGCGTCGGTGCTATGGATCGTGACCTCGATCTATTCGATCGGCTACATGCGAAGCGGAGGTTACCGGCATCAGACGACGTATTTTGCCAGCTTCGCAGTTTGTCTGTCCGCCACGATCGGCATCGCCTTTGCGGCCAACGTAGTGACATTCGTGGTTTTCTACGAGATCCTCACCATCGCTACTTATCCTCTGGTGGTTCACCGACGAACCGTCGAAGCGATCGCCGCCGGACGAAAGTACCTCGTCTATACGCTCGTCGCTGGCCAAGCGCTGCTGGTCGCCGTACTTTGGACAGCAAACCTGGCTCCGGGAGCCGCGTTCGAGCCCGGGGGATTTCTGAGCGGCACGAGCTCGAGATTCTCGCTCTCGTTGCTGTTCGTACTGTTCATCGCCGGTGTCGGGGTCAAAGCGGCCATCATGCCACTTCACGGCTGGCTTCCCGCCGCTATGGTCGCACCCACGCCCGTCAGCGCCCTCCTTCATGCGGTGGCGGTGGTGAAGGCGGGAACGTTCGCATGTCTTCGAATCGTCGGATTCGTCTTTGGTGTGGACCTTCTTTCCGAGCTCGGCATGGACGTCGTTCTCGCGCTCGCCGCCGGCTTCACCATACTTTTCGGATCGATTCGGGCGCTTGGTGAGAATCATCTCAAAAGAAGGCTGGCTTACTCGACGGTGAGTCAGCTCTCCTATATCGTCTTGGGTGCGGCTCTGGGCTCCTTCCATTCGCTTGCGGGAGCGATATTTCACATGGTGGCGCACGGATTCATGAAGATCACGCTCTTCTTCTGCGCGGGCTCCATCTACACCCGGACCCACAAGGAGTACATCGCCGAGCTCGGGGGGCTGGGTCGCTCGATGCCGGTCACGTTCGCGGCATTCACTCTGGGCGCACTCGGGCTGTCAGGCATGCCTCTTCTCGTGGGATTCGTGAGCAAGTGGAATCTCGGGCTCGGAGCCCTCGAGGCGGGAGCCCCCGCCTATCTCGCGCTCCTCGTCGTGAGCGGTCTTCTGAACTTCGCCTATTTCTTTCCCATCGTCCACGCGGGTTTCTTCCGGGGCGAGGCGGGGCGGTTTCGATTCGACGAAGCGTCGCCCGCTCTCTGGATTCCCCTCGCGCTGACGGCCGTATTCTCGATCGTTCTCGGCGTCGCTCCCGACTTCGTGCTGTCTTTGTATCGCCTCGCTTTCGTTGCTGCCCAAGGTCTCACCGAGGCAGGTCCGATTCTCTTCGCGGCAGGTTCCCAGTGA